One Kitasatospora sp. MAP12-44 DNA segment encodes these proteins:
- the thrS gene encoding threonine--tRNA ligase encodes MTDVRVTISREPDREERVVTTGTTAADLFADDRAIIAARVGGVLKDLAHQLQDGDEVEPVELGSPDGLNILRHSTAHVMAQAVQELFPEAKLGIGPPIKDGFYYDFDVEKPFHPDDLKAVEKKMQEIIKRGQKFARRVVTDEAARVELAGEPYKLELIGLKGSASSEDGANVEVGGAELTIYDNLDPKTGELCWGDLCRGPHLPSTRMIPAFKIMRSAAAYWRGSEQNPQLQRLYGTAWPTKDELKAHLDFLAEAAKRDHRKLGNELDLFSIPEEIGSGLAVFHPKGGVMRRAMEDYSRKRHEESGYEFVYTPHATKGTLFELSGHLDWYADGMYPPMQLDGENDYYLKPMNCPMHNLIFRSRGRSYRELPLRLFEFGTVYRYEKSGVVHGLTRARGFTQDDAHIYCTKEQMAGELDSLLTFVLDLLRDYGLNDFYLELSTRDPKKSVGSDEDWAEATQALADAAEKQGLALTMDPEGAAFYGPKISVQARDAIGRTWQMSTIQVDFQLPQRFELEFQGADGNRQRPVMIHRALFGSIERFFAVLLEHYAGAMPPWLAPVTVVGIPITDEHVPYLQEVAAELKKRGIRVEVDASDERMQKKIRNAQKSKVPFMLIAGNDDVEAGAVSFRYRNGEQKNGIPVAEAIAEIVDAVERRIQV; translated from the coding sequence GTGACCGACGTCCGGGTAACCATCAGCCGCGAACCCGATCGGGAAGAGCGCGTGGTGACTACGGGCACCACGGCCGCCGACCTCTTCGCCGACGACCGCGCGATCATCGCCGCCCGGGTGGGCGGCGTCCTCAAGGACCTGGCCCACCAGCTGCAGGACGGCGACGAGGTCGAGCCCGTCGAGCTCGGCAGCCCCGACGGCCTGAACATCCTGCGGCACTCCACCGCGCACGTGATGGCGCAGGCCGTCCAGGAGCTCTTCCCCGAGGCCAAGCTCGGCATCGGCCCGCCGATCAAGGACGGCTTCTACTACGACTTCGACGTCGAGAAGCCGTTCCACCCCGACGACCTCAAGGCCGTCGAGAAGAAGATGCAGGAGATCATCAAGCGCGGGCAGAAGTTCGCCCGCCGGGTGGTCACCGACGAGGCCGCGCGGGTCGAGCTGGCCGGCGAGCCGTACAAGCTGGAGCTGATCGGGCTCAAGGGCTCGGCCTCCTCGGAGGACGGCGCCAACGTCGAGGTGGGCGGCGCCGAGCTGACCATCTACGACAACCTGGACCCGAAGACCGGCGAGCTGTGCTGGGGCGACCTCTGCCGCGGCCCGCACCTGCCGAGCACCCGGATGATCCCGGCCTTCAAGATCATGCGCTCGGCCGCCGCGTACTGGCGGGGCAGCGAGCAGAACCCGCAGCTCCAGCGCCTGTACGGGACCGCCTGGCCGACCAAGGACGAGCTCAAGGCGCACCTGGACTTCCTCGCCGAGGCCGCCAAGCGCGACCACCGCAAGCTCGGCAACGAGCTGGACCTCTTCTCCATCCCGGAGGAGATCGGCTCGGGCCTCGCGGTCTTCCACCCCAAGGGCGGCGTGATGCGCCGGGCCATGGAGGACTACTCGCGCAAGCGGCACGAGGAGTCGGGCTACGAGTTCGTCTACACCCCGCACGCCACCAAGGGCACCCTGTTCGAGCTCTCCGGTCACCTGGACTGGTACGCCGACGGGATGTACCCGCCCATGCAGCTCGACGGCGAGAACGACTACTACCTCAAGCCGATGAACTGCCCGATGCACAACCTGATCTTCCGCTCCCGGGGTCGCTCCTACCGCGAACTCCCGCTGCGGCTCTTCGAGTTCGGCACGGTCTACCGCTATGAGAAGTCCGGCGTGGTGCACGGCCTGACCCGCGCCCGCGGCTTCACCCAGGACGACGCGCACATCTACTGCACCAAGGAGCAGATGGCCGGCGAGCTGGACTCGCTGCTCACCTTCGTCCTCGACCTGCTGCGCGACTACGGCCTGAACGACTTCTACCTCGAACTCTCCACCCGGGACCCGAAGAAGTCGGTCGGCTCGGACGAGGACTGGGCCGAGGCCACCCAGGCGCTGGCCGACGCGGCCGAGAAGCAGGGCCTGGCGCTCACCATGGACCCGGAGGGTGCCGCCTTCTACGGTCCGAAGATCTCGGTGCAGGCGCGCGACGCGATCGGGCGCACCTGGCAGATGTCGACCATCCAGGTCGACTTCCAGCTGCCGCAGCGCTTCGAGCTGGAGTTCCAGGGCGCGGACGGCAACCGCCAGCGCCCGGTGATGATCCACCGTGCGCTGTTCGGCTCGATCGAGCGCTTCTTCGCGGTGCTGCTCGAGCACTACGCGGGCGCGATGCCGCCGTGGCTGGCCCCGGTGACGGTGGTCGGCATCCCGATCACCGACGAGCACGTGCCGTACCTCCAGGAGGTGGCGGCCGAGCTGAAGAAGCGCGGGATCCGGGTCGAGGTGGACGCCTCGGACGAGCGGATGCAGAAGAAGATCCGCAACGCTCAGAAGAGCAAGGTTCCGTTCATGCTGATCGCCGGCAACGACGACGTCGAGGCGGGCGCGGTGTCGTTCCGCTACCGCAACGGCGAGCAGAAGAACGGCATCCCCGTCGCGGAGGCGATCGCCGAGATCGTCGACGCCGTGGAGCGCCGGATCCAGGTCTGA
- the pgsA gene encoding phosphatidylinositol phosphate synthase: protein MLNKYARAFFTRVLTPFAALLLRWGVSPDAVTLVGTAGSVAGALIFFPRGEFFWGTITITLFIFSDLVDGNMARQSGRSSKWGAFLDSTLDRVADSAVFGGIALWYAGQGNNDLLCAIAVLCLASGQVVSYTKARAESLGLPCDVSGLVERAERLVITLVAAGIAGLHTFGVPYVEWLLPVALWLVAVGSVVTVLQRMLTVRREAFEAAAATASEG, encoded by the coding sequence ATGCTCAACAAATACGCGCGTGCCTTCTTCACACGTGTCCTGACCCCGTTCGCCGCCCTGCTGCTGCGCTGGGGGGTGAGCCCGGACGCCGTGACGCTGGTCGGTACGGCCGGTTCGGTGGCCGGCGCCCTGATCTTCTTCCCCCGGGGCGAGTTCTTCTGGGGGACCATCACGATCACCCTGTTCATCTTCTCGGACCTGGTCGACGGCAACATGGCGCGGCAGTCCGGGCGGTCCAGCAAGTGGGGGGCCTTCCTGGACTCCACGCTGGACCGGGTCGCCGACTCGGCGGTCTTCGGCGGCATCGCGCTCTGGTACGCGGGGCAGGGGAACAACGACCTGCTGTGCGCGATCGCGGTGCTCTGCCTGGCGAGCGGCCAGGTGGTCTCGTACACCAAGGCGCGGGCGGAGAGCCTGGGCCTGCCGTGCGACGTCTCCGGGCTGGTGGAGCGGGCCGAGCGGCTGGTGATCACCCTGGTGGCGGCCGGCATCGCGGGGCTGCACACCTTCGGGGTGCCGTACGTGGAGTGGCTGCTGCCGGTGGCGCTGTGGCTGGTGGCGGTGGGTAGCGTCGTCACGGTGCTGCAGCGCATGCTGACTGTGCGCCGGGAGGCCTTCGAGGCCGCCGCGGCGACGGCGTCGGAGGGCTGA
- a CDS encoding phosphatidylinositol mannoside acyltransferase, with protein MRDRLVDGGYAAGWATVKLLPEPVARALGNQVADAVWRKEGKGVRQLQANLARVRPEATPAQLRELSRAGMRSYLRYWMESFRLPTWNDRKIADRIQVDGIEHLVAAMESGRGALVALPHMGNWDLAGAWVVRHLGFPFTTVAERLKPETLFDRFVAYREGLGMEVLALTGGGVSVTGTLARRLRAGKLVCLVGDRDLSDAGVPVTFFGEAAKMPAGPAALTQRTGAALLPVTLWFEGPIMRATIHPPVEPPPGEDRQQVTQAMTQALADIWAEGIRRHPQDWHMLQRYWLADLPSARPAAETPLKSAEPTPRG; from the coding sequence ATGCGGGACAGACTGGTCGACGGCGGGTACGCGGCGGGGTGGGCCACCGTGAAGCTGCTGCCCGAGCCGGTGGCGCGCGCACTGGGCAACCAGGTCGCGGACGCCGTCTGGCGCAAGGAGGGCAAGGGGGTGCGCCAGCTCCAGGCCAACCTGGCCCGGGTCCGTCCCGAGGCCACGCCGGCCCAGCTGCGCGAGCTCTCGCGGGCCGGTATGCGCTCCTATCTGCGGTACTGGATGGAGTCCTTCCGGCTGCCGACCTGGAACGACCGCAAGATCGCCGACCGGATCCAGGTCGACGGCATCGAGCACCTGGTGGCGGCGATGGAGTCCGGGCGGGGCGCGCTGGTGGCGCTGCCGCACATGGGCAACTGGGACCTGGCGGGGGCGTGGGTGGTGCGCCACCTGGGCTTCCCGTTCACCACGGTCGCCGAGCGGCTCAAGCCCGAGACGCTCTTCGACCGCTTCGTGGCCTACCGCGAGGGTCTGGGCATGGAGGTGCTGGCGCTGACCGGCGGCGGGGTCTCGGTGACCGGCACGCTGGCGCGCCGGCTGCGCGCGGGGAAGCTGGTCTGCCTGGTCGGCGACCGCGACCTGTCGGACGCGGGAGTGCCGGTGACGTTCTTCGGTGAGGCCGCGAAGATGCCGGCCGGTCCGGCGGCGCTGACGCAGCGCACCGGCGCGGCGTTGCTGCCGGTGACCCTCTGGTTCGAGGGTCCGATCATGCGCGCCACCATCCACCCGCCGGTGGAGCCCCCGCCGGGGGAGGACCGCCAGCAGGTCACCCAGGCGATGACGCAGGCCCTGGCGGACATCTGGGCCGAGGGGATCCGCCGGCATCCGCAGGACTGGCACATGCTGCAGCGCTACTGGCTCGCGGACCTGCCGTCCGCCCGCCCGGCCGCTGAGACGCCGCTGAAGTCGGCCGAGCCGACTCCCCGTGGCTGA
- a CDS encoding glycosyltransferase family 4 protein → MKIGIVCPYDWDVPGGVQFHIRDLAEHLIELGHQVSVLAPADDESGLPPYVVSAGRAVAVPYNGSVARLSFGILSAARVRRWLHDGHFDILHVHEPTSPSLSILAAWSATGPMVATFHTSNPRSRAMIAASPILQPGLEKIRARIAVSEYARRTLVEHLGGDAVVIPNGVDVGFFADAAPDPRWTGGTIGFIGRINEPRKGLPTLLAALPAILAARPDVRLLVAGKGDEAEAVAGLAPEVRARVEFLGMVSDEEKARLLRSVDLYVAPNTGGESFGIILVEAMSAAAAVLASDLDAFAQVLDGGRAGELFPVEDAGALAEAAIRLLNDPQRLGQLRAAASRHVQRFDWKTVGADILAVYETVADGAAGVREDEQRISWRERLGLG, encoded by the coding sequence GTGAAGATCGGTATCGTCTGCCCGTACGACTGGGACGTCCCGGGCGGGGTGCAGTTCCACATCCGCGACCTCGCCGAGCACCTGATCGAGCTGGGGCACCAGGTCTCGGTGCTGGCGCCCGCCGACGACGAGTCGGGGCTGCCGCCGTACGTGGTCTCGGCCGGCCGGGCGGTGGCGGTGCCGTACAACGGCTCGGTGGCGCGGCTCAGCTTCGGCATCCTCTCGGCGGCCCGGGTGCGGCGCTGGCTGCACGACGGGCACTTCGACATCCTGCATGTGCACGAGCCCACCTCGCCGAGCCTGTCGATACTGGCCGCGTGGTCGGCGACCGGGCCGATGGTGGCGACCTTCCACACCTCCAACCCGCGCTCGCGGGCGATGATCGCGGCCTCGCCGATCCTGCAGCCGGGCCTGGAGAAGATCCGCGCCCGGATCGCGGTCAGCGAGTACGCCCGGCGCACCCTGGTGGAGCACCTGGGCGGCGACGCGGTGGTGATCCCGAACGGCGTGGACGTCGGGTTCTTCGCCGACGCCGCGCCCGATCCGCGCTGGACCGGCGGGACGATCGGCTTCATCGGCCGGATCAACGAGCCGCGCAAGGGCCTGCCCACGCTGCTCGCCGCGCTGCCCGCGATCCTGGCCGCCCGGCCGGACGTACGGCTGCTGGTGGCGGGCAAGGGCGACGAGGCGGAGGCGGTGGCGGGCCTGGCGCCCGAGGTCCGCGCCCGGGTCGAGTTCCTCGGCATGGTCAGCGACGAGGAGAAGGCCCGGCTGCTGCGCAGCGTCGACCTCTATGTGGCGCCCAACACCGGCGGCGAGAGCTTCGGGATCATCCTGGTGGAGGCGATGTCGGCGGCGGCCGCGGTGCTGGCCAGCGACCTGGACGCGTTCGCGCAGGTGCTGGACGGCGGGCGGGCCGGCGAGCTCTTTCCGGTGGAGGACGCCGGGGCGCTGGCCGAGGCGGCGATCCGGCTGCTGAACGACCCGCAGCGCCTCGGGCAGCTGCGGGCGGCCGCCTCGCGGCACGTCCAGCGCTTCGACTGGAAGACGGTGGGCGCGGACATCCTGGCGGTCTACGAGACCGTCGCGGACGGCGCGGCCGGGGTCCGTGAGGACGAGCAGCGGATCAGCTGGCGCGAGCGGCTCGGCCTGGGCTGA
- a CDS encoding DUF393 domain-containing protein has product MSTNDPVLVYDGDCAFCTSSVRWAEKYLRQTLASGGWTAQPYQFTELAEFGVTRERAEHEVLWVTPTGAVYGGAQAAARLLMRSGGAWAYLGALLALGPVRPLAAALYRLIAKNRHRLPGGTPACALPPRG; this is encoded by the coding sequence ATGAGTACCAACGATCCTGTGCTCGTCTACGACGGCGACTGTGCTTTCTGCACCTCCAGCGTCCGGTGGGCGGAGAAGTACCTGCGCCAGACGCTCGCCTCCGGCGGCTGGACGGCGCAGCCGTACCAGTTCACCGAGCTGGCCGAGTTCGGGGTCACCCGGGAGCGGGCCGAGCACGAGGTGCTCTGGGTCACTCCGACGGGGGCGGTGTACGGCGGCGCGCAGGCGGCGGCCCGGCTGCTGATGCGCTCGGGCGGGGCGTGGGCGTACCTGGGCGCGCTGCTGGCGCTGGGACCGGTGCGTCCACTCGCTGCGGCGCTCTACCGGCTGATCGCGAAGAACCGGCACCGGTTGCCCGGCGGGACCCCGGCCTGCGCCCTGCCACCGCGCGGGTAG
- a CDS encoding HIT domain-containing protein, with translation MLISMTSEPELQQGVGEPDGFRRLWTPHRMAYIQGENKPTGPAPGDGCPFCSIPSLSDEDGLVIRRGEHVFAVLNLYPYNGGHLMLVPYRHVADYTELTELETVELATLTKQAMTALRAASGAHGFNIGMNQGEAAGAGIAAHLHQHVVPRWGGDTNFMPVVGHTKVLPQLLADTRKMLAEAWPQQG, from the coding sequence ATGCTGATCTCCATGACGAGTGAGCCGGAACTGCAGCAGGGCGTGGGGGAGCCGGACGGCTTCAGGCGCCTGTGGACGCCCCATCGGATGGCCTATATCCAGGGGGAGAACAAGCCCACCGGGCCTGCCCCCGGGGACGGTTGCCCGTTCTGCTCGATCCCGTCGCTGAGCGACGAGGACGGGCTGGTGATCCGGCGGGGGGAGCACGTCTTCGCGGTGCTCAACCTCTACCCGTACAACGGCGGCCACCTGATGCTGGTCCCGTACCGGCACGTGGCCGACTACACCGAGCTCACCGAGCTGGAGACGGTCGAGCTCGCGACCCTCACCAAGCAGGCGATGACGGCGCTGCGCGCGGCCTCCGGGGCGCACGGCTTCAACATCGGGATGAACCAGGGCGAGGCCGCCGGCGCCGGCATCGCCGCGCACCTGCACCAGCATGTGGTGCCGCGCTGGGGCGGGGACACCAACTTCATGCCGGTGGTCGGCCACACCAAGGTGCTGCCGCAGCTGCTGGCGGACACCCGCAAGATGCTCGCCGAAGCCTGGCCGCAGCAGGGCTGA